In the Pseudoliparis swirei isolate HS2019 ecotype Mariana Trench chromosome 19, NWPU_hadal_v1, whole genome shotgun sequence genome, one interval contains:
- the neil3 gene encoding LOW QUALITY PROTEIN: endonuclease 8-like 3 (The sequence of the model RefSeq protein was modified relative to this genomic sequence to represent the inferred CDS: inserted 6 bases in 3 codons; deleted 3 bases in 2 codons; substituted 1 base at 1 genomic stop codon), which yields MVXGPGCTLNGEKIRSKVQKGQKLKETRGSLITCTKNYPAGNAFHALVGCPYTGVETQGKEPFVYFGLRALRVHFGMNGSMRINPGERKDTTGCALALQIHLTNDTVCFFDSAVEMRLQVDCEQRVRAVESLDVCSSKFSSSRSAEAVRSQGGRMLRDVLLDQAVTPGVVNIIKNKALFDSGLHPAVKVRQLTDEQIRHVVKMTRDFTLLFYKCHKSGSPLRKHDKVYKRPRCGGVVTVCRLGANGRMTYFCGSCQPGDPSGVRVSELPVRNSLIGGAXGGDVAKREEEDWACELCTLGRENHLKPPTTTTTTTCMLWAWPVHQNKLQLLNITPPSLFGSISTVHKDDSDTEASAGLIKYPRVAFRKPRDELKVNWRSALGTSTLVYSDVSEQPEPARPPPPPPPAGSHMNSLAAERGLYKCGVGQGTASPNYASGGSRRKNAELLSNGESPASSSHPANKMRIDRGPFPGNNAQDGAPNAGSPVSVRKIESTSRGVYPPHCASHRRPAALRTVHKDGENKGRRFYACSLPXETTCNFFEWADLHFPSCHHGKRSLLRTVLKLGANNGRHFYICCFQKGKQCDFFQWADXGPGGSPLPGC from the exons ATGGTGTAAGGTCCGGGCTGCACGTTGAACGGAGAGAAGATCCGCTCCAAAGTCCAGAAAGGACAGAAGTTGAAGGAAACCAGAGGCAGTCTGATAACATGCACC AAAAACTACCCTGCCGGAAATGCCTTCCACGCGCTCGTGGGTTGTCCGTACACCGGAGTGGAGACGCAGGGCAAAGAGCCCTTCGTGTACTTTGGTCTGAGAGCGTTGAG agtCCATTTTGGGATGAATGGATCAATGCGTATAAACCCTGGCGAGAGGAAGGATACGACCGGCTGCGCACTGGCGCTGCAAATACACCTGACCAACGACACCGTGTGCTTCTTTGACAGCGCGGTGGAAATGAG GTTGCAGGTTGACTGCGAGCAAAGGGTGAGGGCCGTGGAGAGTCTGGATGTGTGCTCCTCCAAGTTCAGCTCCTCCCGCTCCGCGGAGGCGGTGCGGAGCCAAGGCGGCAGGATGCTGCGCGACGTTCTCCTCGACCAGGCCGTCACGCCGGGAGTCGTCAACATCATTAAAAACAAAGCCCTGTTTGACTCGGGCCTCCATCCAGCCGTGAAG GTCCGACAGCTGACAGACGAGCAGATCCGCCACGTGGTGAAGATGACGCGCGATTTCACCCTCCTCTTCTACAAG tgTCACAAATCTGGCTCCCCTCTCCGCAAACATGACAAAGTCTACAAGCGTCCCCGGTGCGGCGGCGTCGTCACGGTCTGTCGTCTCGGAGCCAACGGCAGGATGACTTACTTCTGCGGGAGCTGTCAGCCGGGAGATCCCAGCGGGGTCCGCGTCAG TGAGCTGCCGGTCCGGAACAGTTTGATCGGCGGGGC CGGCGGCGACGTGgcgaagagggaggaagaggactgGGCCTGTGAGCTGTGCACGCTCGGG CGAGAGAACCACTTAAAGCCGCCGACGACAACAACGACAACGACCTGCAtgttgtgggcgtggccagtgcATCAGAATAAGCTGCAGCTGCTGAACAtaacccccccctctctctttggcTCCATCTCCACAGTCCACAAAGATGACAGTGACACCGAGGCGTCGGCCGGTTTGATTAAATACCCGCGCGTCGCCTTCAGGAAGCCGCGGGACGAGCTCAAAGTCAACTGGAGGTCCGCGCTCGGGACGTCCACCCTGGTTTACTCCGACGTGAGCGAGCAGCCGGAGCccgcgcgccccccccccccc cctcccccggcCGGCAGTCATATGAATTCCTTGGCGGCAGAGCGAGGTTTATATAAATGCGGCGTCGGCCAGGGGACGGCGAGCCCCAATTACGCCTCTGGTGGCTCGCGGAGGAAAAATGCCGAGCTCCTCTCCAACGGGGAATCGCCGGCCTCCTCCAGTCACCCAGCCAACAAAATGAGAATTGATCGCGGCCCCTTCCCCGGTAACAATGCTCAAGATGGAGCCCCCAACGCCGG TTCCCCCGTCAGTGTGCGCAAAATAGAGTCGACAAGCCGCGGCGTTTAC CCGCCCCACTGTGCCTCCCACCGCCGCCCGGCCGCCCTCAGAACGGTCCACAAGGACGGGGAGAATAAGGGACGCCGGTTCTACGCCTGCTCGCTGCC AGAGACCACGTGTAACTTCTTCGAG TGGGCCGACTTGCACTTCCCCTCTTGTCACCATGGGAAACGCAGTTTATTGAGGACGGTTCTGAAACTGGGAGCCAACAACGGGCGCCATTTCTACATCTGCTGCTTTCAAAAGGGAAAACAGTGCGACTTCTTCCAGTGGGCAGA GGGTCCGGGGGGTTCGCCGCTGCCCGGTTGTTAG